In Castanea sativa cultivar Marrone di Chiusa Pesio chromosome 6, ASM4071231v1, a single window of DNA contains:
- the LOC142638978 gene encoding putative zinc finger protein CONSTANS-LIKE 11 isoform X1, protein MEPPCDFCGVLRAVVYCKSDLARLCLHCDGCVHSANSLSRRHMRSLLCDKCNSQPAIVRCMDDKMSLCQGCDWNGNECSRLGHRRQSLNCYTGCPSLTELSRIWSSLLDSSSSSNFDSGWEYLTTKPMSENCINNCFEQKDNEGSLELVATKPNELEPCSKFESWTGLSSLIPTNPNYMPYCRDQAPFFSEESNLPKESSNFKDLVDTDDLCEGLNMDDVSLKNGEIFGCPQGSTRYQFEDGGMECLSMEKNLSVTESNGPIESALEASSSGQQDCVGFQSSHVGGSASMMPVSGSPNCLLLNPTHTRNINLGFPTGQVHSSISLSLSNITGESSAADYQDCGLSPVFLTVESPWESNLEASCPQARDKAKMRYNEKKKSRTFGKQIRYASRKARADTRKRVKGRFVKQGEVYDYDPLTTSDF, encoded by the exons ATGGAGCCTCCGTGTGATTTTTGTGGTGTGTTGAGGGCAGTGGTGTATTGTAAATCGGATTTGGCACGCCTTTGCTTGCATTGTGACGGATGTGTACACTCTGCCAATTCTTTGTCCCGTAGGCACATGCGTTCACTCTTATGTGATAAGTGCAATTCCCAGCCTGCAATTGTCCGCTGCATGGATGATAAAATGTCTCTTTGTCAAGGCTGTGATTGGAATGGTAATGAGTGTTCAAGGCTGGGGCATCGACGCCAGTCATTGAATTGTTATACAGGTTGTCCTTCTTTGACAGAGTTGTCAAGGATTTGGTCTTCTCTTCTTGATTCGTCTTCTTCAAGTAATTTTGATAGTGGTTGGGAGTACTTGACTACAAAGCCTATGAGTGAGAACTGCATCAACAACTGTTTTGAACAAAAGGATAATGAGGGGTCATTGGAGTTGGTGGCAACTAAACCGAATGAACTTGAACCTTGCTCTAAGTTTGAGTCTTGGACAGGGCTGTCTTCTTTGATTCCAACAAATCCAAATTACATGCCATACTGCAGAGATCAAGCACCTTTCTTTTCTGAAGAATCAAATTTACCAAAG GAATCTTCGAATTTCAAGGATCTTGTTGATACTGATGATCTCTGTGAAGGCCTCAACATGGATGACGTGTCATTGAAAAATGGCGAGATATTTGGCTGTCCCCAAGGTTCTACTAGATACCAGTTTGAGGATGGAGGAATGGAATGTCTATCGATGGAGAAAAACCTTTCAGTCACTGAATCTAATGGTCCTATTGAGAGTGCTTTAGAG GCATCATCGTCAGGACAGCAAGATTGTGTGGGTTTTCAGTCCTCTCATGTTGGTGGGTCAGCTAGTATGATGCCTGTTAGTGGTAGTCCAAATTGCTTACTTCTGAATCCTACTCACACCAGAAACATCAATCTGGGGTTTCCTACTGGGCAAGTTCATTCAAGCATATCACTTTCACTATCCAACATCACAGGTGAAAGCAGTGCAGCTGATTATCAAGATTGTGGATTATCACCAGTATTTCTGACAGTTGAATCACCTTGGGAATCAAATTTGGAGGCTAGCTGCCCACAAGCAAGGGATAAAGCTAAGATGAgatataatgaaaaaaagaaaagtcgaAC GTTTGGTAAACAAATAAGATATGCCTCTCGTAAAGCCAGAGCTGATACTAGAAAGCGTGTGAAAGGGAGATTTGTGAAACAAGGTGAGGTATATGATTATGACCCCCTCACGACAAGTGACTTCTGA
- the LOC142638978 gene encoding putative zinc finger protein CONSTANS-LIKE 11 isoform X2 — MRSLLCDKCNSQPAIVRCMDDKMSLCQGCDWNGNECSRLGHRRQSLNCYTGCPSLTELSRIWSSLLDSSSSSNFDSGWEYLTTKPMSENCINNCFEQKDNEGSLELVATKPNELEPCSKFESWTGLSSLIPTNPNYMPYCRDQAPFFSEESNLPKESSNFKDLVDTDDLCEGLNMDDVSLKNGEIFGCPQGSTRYQFEDGGMECLSMEKNLSVTESNGPIESALEASSSGQQDCVGFQSSHVGGSASMMPVSGSPNCLLLNPTHTRNINLGFPTGQVHSSISLSLSNITGESSAADYQDCGLSPVFLTVESPWESNLEASCPQARDKAKMRYNEKKKSRTFGKQIRYASRKARADTRKRVKGRFVKQGEVYDYDPLTTSDF, encoded by the exons ATGCGTTCACTCTTATGTGATAAGTGCAATTCCCAGCCTGCAATTGTCCGCTGCATGGATGATAAAATGTCTCTTTGTCAAGGCTGTGATTGGAATGGTAATGAGTGTTCAAGGCTGGGGCATCGACGCCAGTCATTGAATTGTTATACAGGTTGTCCTTCTTTGACAGAGTTGTCAAGGATTTGGTCTTCTCTTCTTGATTCGTCTTCTTCAAGTAATTTTGATAGTGGTTGGGAGTACTTGACTACAAAGCCTATGAGTGAGAACTGCATCAACAACTGTTTTGAACAAAAGGATAATGAGGGGTCATTGGAGTTGGTGGCAACTAAACCGAATGAACTTGAACCTTGCTCTAAGTTTGAGTCTTGGACAGGGCTGTCTTCTTTGATTCCAACAAATCCAAATTACATGCCATACTGCAGAGATCAAGCACCTTTCTTTTCTGAAGAATCAAATTTACCAAAG GAATCTTCGAATTTCAAGGATCTTGTTGATACTGATGATCTCTGTGAAGGCCTCAACATGGATGACGTGTCATTGAAAAATGGCGAGATATTTGGCTGTCCCCAAGGTTCTACTAGATACCAGTTTGAGGATGGAGGAATGGAATGTCTATCGATGGAGAAAAACCTTTCAGTCACTGAATCTAATGGTCCTATTGAGAGTGCTTTAGAG GCATCATCGTCAGGACAGCAAGATTGTGTGGGTTTTCAGTCCTCTCATGTTGGTGGGTCAGCTAGTATGATGCCTGTTAGTGGTAGTCCAAATTGCTTACTTCTGAATCCTACTCACACCAGAAACATCAATCTGGGGTTTCCTACTGGGCAAGTTCATTCAAGCATATCACTTTCACTATCCAACATCACAGGTGAAAGCAGTGCAGCTGATTATCAAGATTGTGGATTATCACCAGTATTTCTGACAGTTGAATCACCTTGGGAATCAAATTTGGAGGCTAGCTGCCCACAAGCAAGGGATAAAGCTAAGATGAgatataatgaaaaaaagaaaagtcgaAC GTTTGGTAAACAAATAAGATATGCCTCTCGTAAAGCCAGAGCTGATACTAGAAAGCGTGTGAAAGGGAGATTTGTGAAACAAGGTGAGGTATATGATTATGACCCCCTCACGACAAGTGACTTCTGA